In Terriglobia bacterium, the sequence GGTCCACCGTCAGCAAGGTGGTCAGATCCTCCACCTCCGCAAGAGAAAGCAGCTCCTCGCGAAAGAGCATCTCCCCGGGAGTACGCGCGCCGTACATCAGGGTGATCTTGCTAAACCTTTCCCTGTGGTCCAGAGCATACCAGAGGAGCGAGCGCAAGGGGGCCATTCCCAGCCCGCCGGCCACGATGAGCAGGTCATGACCCTCCATCTCTTCGATCGGAAAGCCGTTGCCGTAGGGGCCTCGAATTCCGACCATGGTATTGGTGGGTAAGCGGTAAAGGGATGACGTAACCCTCCCGACGCGGCGCACACAGAGTTCAAGGATGCCCTTGCGCGTGGGTGCCGATGCGATTGAAATGGGCACTTCACCGGTCCCGATTACAGAGACCTCGACGAACTGCCCTGGCCGGTGCTCCCAGCGTTCGGCAACGGCATCGTCGGCGAAGCGGAACTGGAACAAGTAGTTGTCGGGCACCATCCGATGAATCCGGACGATCCGCGCCAGGTGAGGCAGGTAAGGGTTGGCCACGTAGTTAGGCCGTTGGGGCAACGCTGCTTCTGGATTCATCTCGCTCACCTCGAATAGTTTCAATGACCGTTACGATATCGATCTTGGCCGGACAGGATGCGGCACAGCGGCCGCAGCCGACACAGCTCGGCCGGCCATACTCGGCGACAAAACCACGCTGCTTATGGTAGTAGCGGAATTTGATCCGTGACGCACGAGACGATCTGAAGTTCTCTCCTCCGGCAACCAGCGCGTGGGTTTTGAACAGGCACGAGTCCCACGATCGGATCCTGCTGCCTGTCCTGTCCCCCAGCTCGGCCTCATCGTTTACATCGAAGCAGTAGCACGTCGGGCAAACTGCACTGCATGACCCGCAGGAAAGACAACGCTCCCCCATCTCCTCCCAGACCTTGCTGTGGTACTCCATCTCCAGGATTTCAGGGAGCTCGCCGAGCTCAAGCCGGGTCCTGTAAGCTGACCGCCGGATGCCTGACCGCCGCTTGTATTCGGCAAAGTCCGCTTGGGTGGGCTTCTGAAGCAGGGATCCGCTCATCAACACGATATCGTCGCCCCGGCTCGTCCCCACCAGAACCAGGTAATCCGCCCCGATATCACTGAGAAAGAGATCGAATCCGCTCTCGACGAAATCAGCGTTCATGGAATAAGCGAAATGCTTGTCATCGGGCTCGAAATCTATCCCGATGATTGCGGTGCTTTTCCTGCGGGCAACATAGTAAGGGTCCACGTATCTGCCCTGAGCAAACACACGGTCGAGGATGTTCAAACCGAAAATGTCATACGCATGGACTCCAAATAACACAACCGGCTTTGCTGCCTCCACCGACAGCTCGCGGTAGCCTTTCCTGGGATCGAACAGGAAAGTCGCCTCTCGT encodes:
- a CDS encoding FAD/NAD(P)-binding protein, with product MNPEAALPQRPNYVANPYLPHLARIVRIHRMVPDNYLFQFRFADDAVAERWEHRPGQFVEVSVIGTGEVPISIASAPTRKGILELCVRRVGRVTSSLYRLPTNTMVGIRGPYGNGFPIEEMEGHDLLIVAGGLGMAPLRSLLWYALDHRERFSKITLMYGARTPGEMLFREELLSLAEVEDLTTLLTVDRDPTGNWKHHVGLLPTLFEKVRIDPIRTYAAVVGPPVVYKFVLAELLKLNFHKDRILMSLERRMKCGVGKCGHCSVGYKYTCIHGPVFTYWDAINLPEIV
- a CDS encoding 4Fe-4S dicluster domain-containing protein gives rise to the protein MKILKIPKQDLDLFVSVLPAFGEVYAPVKRGAGYAFDRAARWSDVQLKYPRTILPPKKFLLPPREATFLFDPRKGYRELSVEAAKPVVLFGVHAYDIFGLNILDRVFAQGRYVDPYYVARRKSTAIIGIDFEPDDKHFAYSMNADFVESGFDLFLSDIGADYLVLVGTSRGDDIVLMSGSLLQKPTQADFAEYKRRSGIRRSAYRTRLELGELPEILEMEYHSKVWEEMGERCLSCGSCSAVCPTCYCFDVNDEAELGDRTGSRIRSWDSCLFKTHALVAGGENFRSSRASRIKFRYYHKQRGFVAEYGRPSCVGCGRCAASCPAKIDIVTVIETIRGERDESRSSVAPTA